Genomic DNA from Chiloscyllium plagiosum isolate BGI_BamShark_2017 chromosome 9, ASM401019v2, whole genome shotgun sequence:
TCCAAATTTAATCTATTCAATTTAGCAATTGTCTTCACCACTCCCCTTAGCTCTCCATTTTTTCGGGAAGCCAATCATGTGAGAATAGACCATGATGTGAGAATATACCATTTATTGAAGGAGAGTTTACATAGTTGCTTTCTATTATGCTTCTTTCTAATGTTCTAAAACCTGATCAGACACCATTTAGGTCAAATGGAAACAGTACTTGAGGTGGGCACATTGGTTGCCAAGAGGACATTGTTTTGGGAAGTGGAGGGATGATTTTGGGCCTGATAacctaccttatgctgaaagccTATTCACAGAAGCAAAATCAAATGTAACCTTTAACTATATTttgcaatcttcctttccacccacTGTTGTACAAAGATGTTGTATTATAATTTATTTAGATATCCATAATTGGTTGATGCTGAATTCATGTTTGAATCCAATTAGTGACATAAACTCATCTAATAAGGAAAGACATAGAAGTTAGAGTAAACTCAGCTGATTCAGCGCTGATGCATTAGAGAcaaaaatatttgcaatattttttgcctaatttctttctttctttgtttagGCACGGACCTTGGCTGTTCCTGAGGATCGCGCCCACATACTTCGTTTATCACTGGAAAAGTTAAGGTTTATTGAAGATCCTGAAGTATTTCTGCGGCGTTCCGTGCTGATCAACAATTTACTGAAACGGATTCGAGGGGAAATGCAGAATGACTGGTATTTGTCTGCCTGTTCATTCGGGGAAACACCACCTCATGATTGGTTCGGATCACAGGAATCAACCTATAGGAAGCGACTGCGGATTGCCAAAGAGTATGACAGCAGCCTGCATGATTGTTGTTTTTACCAAGACTGTGGTAATCAATATTCAATGATACCTTTCTCTGTTTATAATGGAGAGGGAGCTCCCTCTTCCCTGCCTAGCTGTTCTCGTCAGAGTATGGACTGTTCTGAAGTGTATGGAGCCCATAATGCACATCCCCGGATTGAGGTGGCAACCAGTGCAGTATCTGATGTATATGAGAACATTGGAAAGTTGTATGATAAGGAAATCAATGAGGAAGATCAACAGCAAAAAGAAAGTAGCACAGTGAAACATACTTCCAGTGAAAAGGCTATCCCCCTTGTGTGCAGTGATAAGGTGGTTGATTGTAATGCAACTGGCTTGAAAATTGATGGGATGGTTCCAGCTGAATCTCCATTAGATTCTGACATATTAAAGCAACACGTAGATGATCATAAACTACGTTGTGTAAAGGAAACAAAATTGGAATCATCTTGTTTTGTGATGGCAGGGTCCAACAAATTAACGAGTATAGCAAAAAGCACATGCCGGGTTAGTGACACGTATTAGCATAAGTGCCCATGACAGAAGCTGCAGTTCAATCTTTATCATCATGCTGATGCACTTTATGCTATTATGGAGACATGATCCTGAAGAAAAAAATAATCGCAGAAGAAAATAAACTTACATATTTTGGGTTTGTTTACTCAGATTGTCTATGACATCATGTTGAGAGTTTATGTAATAGGCTGTTGTCTATActaaaattaagaaaaatatgATCTAAGGTGCCTTAAATTTGTTATGACAGTGTTAAAAAGTTTGCAGGACAATACAAGTCATCTGTTGGGTTAAGCTGTATGAAGTT
This window encodes:
- the sertad4 gene encoding SERTA domain-containing protein 4: MTLVISMSRLCDLPIEEPSDIPQYVPSWEESFSKTTVISDQTKYGEPTESPCKGISNFLTTSKIAYFKRKYVEDEDLHPPAHTCCQRARTLAVPEDRAHILRLSLEKLRFIEDPEVFLRRSVLINNLLKRIRGEMQNDWYLSACSFGETPPHDWFGSQESTYRKRLRIAKEYDSSLHDCCFYQDCGNQYSMIPFSVYNGEGAPSSLPSCSRQSMDCSEVYGAHNAHPRIEVATSAVSDVYENIGKLYDKEINEEDQQQKESSTVKHTSSEKAIPLVCSDKVVDCNATGLKIDGMVPAESPLDSDILKQHVDDHKLRCVKETKLESSCFVMAGSNKLTSIAKSTCRVSDTY